Below is a genomic region from Variovorax sp. J2L1-78.
CGGCGCAGGGCGAACTGCCGCGGCTGCCCGATCTCGGCAAGCCTTTCGCGGTCGTCGAACTGCGCAGCGATCAGGGCCAGGTGCTCAGCCTCGACTACGACACGCAGCCGCCCGGTGCCTACCTCGGCCGCGCCGTGCGGCTCGAAGACCTGCAACTCACCGGCCTGCGCGACGAATCCACCAAGGACGAAAAGGGCCGCAGCTTCGCCTGCCCCAACTGCGGCGCGCCGGTCACCGTCAACCTGGCCGACAGCAAGAGCATCACCTGCGGCCACTGCAACAGCATCATCGACCTGTCGCAGGGCATCGGCGGCGAGCTGAAGCACGCCGAGCAGGACGAGCCGGTGCGCCCGCTGATCGCGCTGGGCAGCGTCGGCACCCTGCAGGGTGTGAACTGGCAAGTGGTCGGCTTCCAGCACCGCATGGGGAGCGAGCCCGGTGACGACGAGCACTTCGGCTGGAACGAATACTTGCTCTTCAACCGCCAGCGCGGCTTCAGCTTCCTGGTGGATGCGGAAGACGGCTGGAGCATGGTCGCGCCGACCACCGGCGCGCCCAGCATGGCCGAGAGCGGCAAGACCGCGAAGTACCTCGGCAAGAGCTACCAGCAGCAATACGCGTACAACGCCGAGACCACCTATGTGGCGGGCGAGTTCTACTGGCAGGTCGAGCGCGGGCAGAAGACCTTCAACCGCGACTTCGCCAACGGCAATGCGCTGCTGTCGATGGAGCGTTCGGCCAACGAACTGACCTGGTCGTCCGGCAGCAAGATGGACAGCGCCACCGTGGCCGCCGCCTTCAAGCTCGACGCGAAGAAGGACATGTTCAAACGCGCCGACGCCGCGCCGCTGAGCGCCGCG
It encodes:
- a CDS encoding DUF4178 domain-containing protein — its product is MAELPGAQRAYRAPCPGCGAPVEFRSAQSAFAVCPYCQSTVVRQGETLARIGKMAELFDDFSPLQLFAAGRVDGQPFTLVGRLQYAYPGGRWTEWIAALDGERTGLLSEDNGAFVFSLPHMLERDAPPAGDLRVGATTAFNGQGYTVASNEQVTLVSAQGELPRLPDLGKPFAVVELRSDQGQVLSLDYDTQPPGAYLGRAVRLEDLQLTGLRDESTKDEKGRSFACPNCGAPVTVNLADSKSITCGHCNSIIDLSQGIGGELKHAEQDEPVRPLIALGSVGTLQGVNWQVVGFQHRMGSEPGDDEHFGWNEYLLFNRQRGFSFLVDAEDGWSMVAPTTGAPSMAESGKTAKYLGKSYQQQYAYNAETTYVAGEFYWQVERGQKTFNRDFANGNALLSMERSANELTWSSGSKMDSATVAAAFKLDAKKDMFKRADAAPLSAASSMGCGTIILVVVVILILLIILSTCSSSGGSSTRSSGGSYGGYSSGGGHK